From one Nitrosococcus halophilus Nc 4 genomic stretch:
- the argS gene encoding arginine--tRNA ligase, which produces MKEQLRKLIVTALSSLQQEGMLPHWDTHNIQVKRTRDKRHGDFASNITMMLAKEARQKPRDLAGLIVSRLPEHPWVEKVEIAGPGFINFTLALPAFQAVVSLVLDQREDFGCSNLGQNKPVHLEFVSANPTGPLHVGHGRGAAYGDALARLLTTVGYKIHREYYVNDAGRQMDILAASVWLRYLELCGETLPFPANGYRGSYVRDIAQVLKTEKDDIFHRPGQEILDGLPPDAPTGDKEQYIDALIQKCKDLLGERGYRQVFDQGLNSILADIREDLAEFGVTYDEWFSERHLMETGAVEQAVEQLKTSSHLYQKEGAWWFRSTDFGDEKDRVVIRENGQPTYFASDIAYHLNKLERGYPKIIDVWGADHHGYVQRVKSSLQALGADPQQLEIRLVQFAILYRGKEKVQMSTRSGEFVTLRELRQEVGKDAARFFYVMRSAEQHMDFDLELAKSQSNENPVYYVQYAHARISSVFRQLEERGLAWDPKQGRKQLQKLNESHEVALLDRLSCYSEVVEDAATQSAPHLLAYYLMDLARDFHTYYNAHTFLVDTPELRDARLTLIAATQQVIKNGLTLLGVSAPEAM; this is translated from the coding sequence TTGAAAGAACAACTTCGGAAACTTATCGTTACTGCCCTTTCCTCTTTGCAACAAGAAGGAATGCTGCCCCATTGGGATACCCATAACATCCAAGTCAAACGGACTCGGGACAAACGTCATGGGGATTTTGCCAGTAATATCACCATGATGTTGGCCAAGGAAGCGCGGCAAAAACCGCGCGATCTAGCCGGACTTATCGTGAGCCGCTTGCCGGAACACCCTTGGGTGGAAAAAGTCGAGATAGCGGGCCCAGGTTTTATCAATTTCACCCTGGCTTTACCTGCCTTTCAGGCTGTGGTTTCCCTGGTGCTAGACCAAAGGGAAGACTTTGGCTGCAGCAATCTAGGGCAAAATAAGCCAGTCCACTTAGAGTTTGTCTCTGCCAACCCTACTGGACCTCTCCATGTGGGCCATGGTCGGGGAGCAGCTTATGGCGACGCCCTCGCTCGCTTACTCACCACTGTGGGCTACAAGATTCACCGGGAATACTATGTGAACGATGCTGGACGCCAAATGGATATTCTTGCCGCCAGCGTCTGGTTACGATACTTAGAACTGTGTGGCGAGACTCTCCCCTTTCCTGCCAATGGCTATCGGGGCAGTTATGTTCGGGATATTGCTCAGGTTCTTAAGACTGAAAAGGACGATATTTTCCATCGTCCTGGGCAAGAGATCCTAGACGGATTACCGCCGGATGCCCCTACGGGAGACAAAGAACAGTACATCGACGCGCTTATTCAAAAGTGCAAAGACCTGTTGGGAGAAAGGGGTTATCGGCAAGTTTTTGATCAGGGGCTTAATTCGATTTTGGCGGACATCCGTGAGGATCTGGCTGAATTTGGGGTCACCTATGACGAATGGTTTTCCGAACGCCATCTCATGGAAACCGGTGCGGTAGAGCAGGCGGTAGAACAGCTCAAGACTTCGAGCCATCTTTATCAGAAAGAAGGCGCCTGGTGGTTTCGTTCCACTGATTTCGGCGACGAAAAAGATCGGGTCGTCATCCGGGAAAATGGTCAACCTACTTATTTTGCCTCGGACATTGCGTACCACTTGAATAAACTGGAACGGGGTTACCCTAAAATAATCGACGTCTGGGGCGCCGATCACCATGGCTACGTGCAACGGGTTAAATCATCCCTCCAGGCCCTAGGTGCTGATCCCCAGCAACTGGAGATCCGACTGGTCCAATTTGCCATTCTTTACCGCGGCAAGGAAAAAGTACAAATGTCCACCCGCAGTGGTGAGTTCGTCACTTTGCGAGAATTGCGCCAAGAGGTGGGGAAGGACGCAGCCCGGTTCTTTTATGTCATGCGCAGCGCTGAACAACATATGGATTTTGATCTGGAGCTGGCTAAGTCCCAAAGCAACGAAAACCCCGTCTATTATGTGCAGTACGCCCATGCCCGTATTTCCAGCGTTTTCCGCCAACTTGAAGAACGGGGGCTTGCCTGGGATCCAAAACAAGGCAGGAAACAATTACAGAAGCTTAATGAGTCCCATGAGGTAGCGTTACTGGACCGCCTCTCCTGTTATTCAGAGGTGGTTGAAGATGCTGCCACCCAAAGTGCGCCCCACCTATTGGCCTATTACCTTATGGATTTAGCGAGAGATTTTCATACTTATTACAATGCCCATACCTTTCTTGTGGATACCCCTGAACTACGGGATGCTCGATTAACCTTGATTGCGGCAACCCAACAGGTCATAAAAAATGGTCTGACATTATTGGGTGTCTCGGCACCGGAGGCCATGTAA